One genomic segment of Candidatus Nitrosocosmicus arcticus includes these proteins:
- a CDS encoding UbiD family decarboxylase, with protein sequence MAKKESNKDHKRILKNNNTRNSDSKSKQKKNVDNSTRKEDSEIKHDYDLRSFLATLEKRGELITIHKKVKKKFELAAITSKFDKKEAVIFTNVDESKFKVVSNILGTRERFFYGIESSTPNSKIDLSNLGNIGSEYYPKEFSNEAPFYNNSTGNLYDLPIVSHFEKDAGPFITSSTVYVKDQENGNQNSSVHRMLLLNNSQMVIRMVEGRHLHKCFVYAKEHKEDLKINVVVGVHPALNIAAAYQASYGIDEIAIANYLLNGNLKLANNNYSNLMIPKHSEIVIEGKILHDEVSEEWMVEMLRTYDFKRKQPVFEINKIWYRDNPIYYDILPGYTEHRLLMGLPIEAKIFSYVKNTVPSTRMVHLSDGGSNWLTAVVQIKKRLEGEPKNAIITAFAAHPSLKTAIIVDEDINPLNPVEVDYAVSTRTQADKDFLIITNAKGSSLDPSSDQTNLLTTKLGIDATISFLKDKERFEIAKIPGADNIDIKKYV encoded by the coding sequence ATGGCCAAAAAAGAAAGCAACAAGGATCACAAGAGAATTTTGAAAAACAACAATACTAGAAACTCTGATTCCAAGTCCAAACAAAAAAAGAATGTTGATAATAGCACCAGAAAAGAGGATTCAGAAATTAAACACGATTATGATTTAAGAAGCTTTTTAGCAACCCTTGAAAAAAGAGGTGAATTAATAACCATACATAAAAAAGTAAAAAAGAAGTTTGAACTTGCAGCAATAACAAGTAAATTTGATAAGAAAGAAGCGGTAATATTTACGAACGTTGACGAATCTAAATTCAAAGTTGTTTCAAACATTTTGGGAACTAGGGAACGGTTTTTTTATGGGATCGAGTCATCAACCCCAAATAGCAAGATTGACTTATCTAACTTAGGAAACATAGGATCAGAATACTATCCAAAAGAATTTTCTAATGAAGCACCATTTTATAACAATAGTACTGGAAATCTTTATGATCTACCAATCGTAAGTCATTTTGAAAAGGATGCAGGTCCATTTATAACATCATCTACAGTGTATGTAAAGGACCAAGAAAATGGAAATCAAAATTCTTCAGTTCACAGGATGTTACTACTTAATAATAGTCAAATGGTAATAAGAATGGTAGAGGGTAGGCATCTTCATAAATGCTTCGTTTACGCTAAAGAACATAAAGAAGACTTGAAAATTAATGTTGTAGTTGGAGTGCATCCAGCCCTGAACATTGCAGCAGCATATCAAGCATCATACGGAATTGATGAAATTGCAATTGCAAATTATCTCTTAAATGGTAATTTAAAGCTTGCAAATAATAATTATTCTAATTTAATGATACCAAAACACAGCGAAATAGTAATAGAAGGCAAAATACTTCATGACGAAGTATCCGAAGAATGGATGGTCGAGATGCTAAGGACCTATGACTTTAAACGAAAGCAACCAGTTTTTGAAATTAATAAAATTTGGTACAGGGATAATCCCATATATTATGACATATTGCCTGGATACACGGAACACAGATTATTAATGGGATTGCCCATCGAAGCCAAAATTTTTAGTTACGTCAAAAATACCGTTCCCTCTACCAGAATGGTACACTTGTCCGACGGAGGAAGTAACTGGTTAACCGCCGTAGTACAAATTAAGAAGAGACTAGAGGGTGAACCAAAAAATGCAATTATAACTGCATTTGCTGCGCATCCATCTCTTAAGACTGCAATCATAGTTGACGAAGATATCAATCCCTTGAATCCTGTAGAAGTAGACTATGCCGTTTCTACAAGAACCCAGGCCGATAAAGATTTTCTAATAATAACAAACGCAAAGGGGTCAAGTTTAGATCCTTCGAGTGATCAAACCAATCTATTAACCACAAAATTAGGGATAGACGCTACGATTTCTTTTCTCAAGGATAAAGAGAGATTTGAGATTGCTAAAATACCTGGTGCGGATAATATTGATATCAAAAAGTACGTCTAA
- a CDS encoding metallophosphoesterase family protein, translating into MLISHISDLHLGYAQFNLQEREEDLYEVFGEAIEKSINEHVKAIILAGDIFHNPKPTGAAIIRLARELKKLKEKSIPVFFVLGEHDISRSSDVPLPYLFHNLGLAKRLKPDSPVQIDNLLIYGFNKERRSNIDNGLIRPFRKIESILENDTQKQTAQNHWLKKILVLHQGLYDFNKFAGEIFSNDLPIGFDYYAMGHYHDHIEKRFTTLNEGLVAYPGSIDLGHNEAISDVEKGFLLVDLSEASANVNTHWIKLEKRRHQFEYQIEYPDLDDKLRYIVQESAQYAKKPIIDLKIRGADIDPKILSRQLLQLETSFLYYNWNILGEDSTTGGFSYDNTREFDMDKEMSSLILKSLHSEPLTHLSLDLINMFHNDGDSNDNKNIDKDKNNQIANYLWKFFENNKSNYQTLDNSKIDGKDDSN; encoded by the coding sequence TTGCTTATATCTCATATTTCAGATCTCCATTTGGGCTATGCTCAATTCAATCTCCAAGAGCGAGAAGAAGATTTATACGAAGTTTTTGGAGAGGCTATTGAAAAATCCATTAATGAGCATGTAAAAGCTATAATTTTAGCGGGAGATATATTTCATAATCCTAAGCCAACTGGTGCGGCCATTATTAGACTCGCCAGAGAACTAAAAAAACTAAAAGAAAAATCAATACCCGTATTTTTTGTATTAGGCGAGCACGATATAAGTAGATCTAGTGATGTACCGCTGCCGTACCTATTTCATAATTTGGGATTAGCAAAAAGGCTCAAGCCCGATTCGCCCGTACAAATTGACAATCTATTAATCTATGGGTTCAATAAGGAACGTCGTTCAAATATTGATAACGGTTTGATCAGACCATTTAGAAAAATAGAGTCTATCCTAGAAAATGACACCCAAAAACAGACCGCTCAGAATCATTGGTTAAAAAAGATACTTGTTCTTCATCAGGGCCTTTATGATTTTAACAAATTTGCAGGTGAAATTTTTTCTAATGATTTACCAATCGGATTTGATTATTATGCTATGGGTCATTATCATGACCACATTGAAAAGCGATTTACTACTCTAAACGAAGGTTTGGTGGCTTATCCAGGTTCCATTGATCTAGGACATAATGAAGCCATTTCAGACGTGGAGAAGGGATTTCTGTTAGTAGATCTTTCAGAAGCCTCTGCAAACGTCAATACTCATTGGATAAAGCTTGAAAAGAGACGACATCAGTTTGAATACCAAATAGAATATCCCGATTTGGATGATAAATTAAGGTATATCGTACAAGAATCTGCTCAATATGCAAAGAAACCTATTATTGACTTGAAAATAAGGGGAGCAGATATAGATCCTAAAATATTATCTAGACAATTATTACAATTAGAGACTTCGTTTTTATATTATAATTGGAATATTTTAGGTGAAGATTCCACCACTGGTGGCTTTTCTTATGATAATACAAGAGAGTTTGATATGGATAAAGAGATGTCTTCATTGATTCTAAAATCTCTCCATTCTGAACCTTTGACTCATCTGTCACTGGATCTAATCAATATGTTTCATAATGACGGTGATTCCAACGATAACAAAAATATTGATAAAGATAAAAATAATCAAATTGCCAATTATCTTTGGAAGTTTTTTGAAAATAATAAATCAAACTATCAAACTTTGGATAATTCAAAAATAGATGGGAAAGATGATTCGAATTGA
- a CDS encoding AAA family ATPase → MIKRIILNNFLSHTDTSLEFHPGITVFVGHNGSGKSSIIDSITFALFDEHTRKSDKNLLTRGMGGYVNNEAGSFVVLEFSVGPTNYRIRRQIDSQGRLTSVRLEQLLKNSNNTLGTDQDNKSVYRPIISGERKQLGESVIRETESIMGINYTKLQIAGIIQQGEISKIIDSQPKEFKELLNNMIGLDRLDRSFNSMHNVIEGFRKILREKTQGYDDNQINILIKKTKDNESRLLQSKQTLDTVLVHLSQKTETLNELEKQIEILEPKIAKLSEIRSLENTLLKYFRERSNSLKSEIDKLQRMIVDIKNAVKFLRDKDEVFITIQMINAELDELNNKVIKVEGEIGKLEGFTECAQKIQIKDGRCPVCDSEIISLNQMFDISHITFELNKKIKEKQVLLSEISKLNKEEMEFKGKEKNIISAERTLLNYDFDIDDSTDTLEHKLDNLKKDHQTISKLNFDTLVNIDLSDYKLDEYSANLIDIIQNMRIDVIEVDLDSYQQKKLIKNKLSVEMVNIHNQKAILEKTVVDIQRENSEFRSLISELSSASKFISDLENIRSMVFNRDGIVSSSLRTRALSLISAKASEYINIFNVGLSRITLIEKPREIKVLCYGKRGEIDTISLSGGEKVAVSLAIRMGIAFLMGSSKIDFIVLDEPTTNLDEERRRSFVKIISNVFSKGMSPLSQMIIITHDEEIFENSEVEQVYKFKMTEKGSSVSIV, encoded by the coding sequence TTGATAAAGAGGATAATTTTAAATAACTTTTTATCACACACTGATACTTCTCTTGAGTTTCATCCTGGGATTACTGTTTTCGTAGGACATAATGGTTCAGGTAAATCCAGTATTATTGATTCTATAACTTTTGCCCTGTTTGATGAACACACTCGCAAATCTGACAAAAATCTGTTAACAAGAGGAATGGGTGGGTATGTTAATAATGAAGCGGGATCATTTGTAGTATTGGAATTCTCTGTAGGACCTACAAATTATAGGATCAGAAGACAAATAGATAGTCAGGGGCGACTGACTTCGGTTAGATTAGAACAGCTGCTCAAAAATAGCAACAATACTTTAGGGACAGATCAAGATAATAAATCTGTCTACAGACCAATCATCTCTGGCGAACGAAAGCAACTGGGCGAATCAGTAATCCGTGAAACGGAGTCTATTATGGGGATTAACTACACTAAATTGCAGATAGCAGGTATTATTCAACAAGGTGAAATTAGTAAAATAATAGATTCACAGCCTAAGGAATTTAAAGAGTTATTAAATAACATGATTGGATTAGATAGATTAGATAGATCTTTTAATAGTATGCATAATGTTATAGAAGGATTTAGAAAAATCCTAAGGGAAAAAACCCAGGGTTATGACGATAATCAAATAAATATTCTCATTAAGAAAACCAAAGATAATGAATCTAGACTTTTGCAATCAAAACAAACATTGGATACCGTCCTTGTGCATTTATCTCAAAAAACAGAAACATTAAATGAATTGGAAAAACAAATCGAAATTCTTGAGCCAAAAATAGCTAAACTCTCTGAAATTAGATCCTTAGAAAATACTTTATTAAAATATTTCAGAGAACGATCGAATTCTTTGAAATCCGAAATTGATAAATTACAAAGAATGATTGTAGATATAAAAAATGCTGTTAAATTCTTGAGGGACAAAGATGAAGTCTTTATCACTATTCAGATGATAAATGCCGAATTAGATGAATTAAACAATAAAGTTATCAAAGTGGAGGGGGAGATAGGAAAGCTGGAAGGATTTACCGAATGTGCACAAAAAATCCAAATTAAAGATGGTAGGTGTCCTGTTTGCGACTCTGAAATCATCTCACTTAACCAAATGTTTGATATTTCTCATATCACTTTTGAACTCAACAAGAAGATCAAAGAGAAGCAGGTTCTACTCTCTGAAATTTCAAAACTAAACAAAGAGGAAATGGAATTCAAAGGGAAGGAGAAAAATATAATATCTGCAGAGCGTACTCTATTGAATTATGATTTTGATATTGATGACAGTACCGATACCTTAGAACATAAACTAGACAATCTAAAAAAAGATCACCAGACCATATCAAAACTAAATTTTGATACTTTAGTAAATATCGATTTATCAGATTACAAATTAGATGAATATTCTGCAAACTTGATCGATATTATTCAAAATATGAGAATTGATGTTATCGAGGTTGATTTAGACTCTTATCAGCAAAAAAAATTAATCAAAAACAAGCTTTCAGTGGAAATGGTTAATATTCACAATCAAAAAGCAATATTGGAAAAAACAGTTGTAGACATTCAAAGAGAAAATTCTGAATTTCGATCCTTGATCTCAGAGTTATCGTCTGCCTCCAAATTTATTTCCGATCTTGAAAATATTCGTTCAATGGTCTTTAACAGAGATGGCATTGTAAGTTCAAGTTTAAGAACCCGAGCGCTAAGCTTGATTTCTGCTAAAGCCTCAGAATACATCAACATTTTCAACGTTGGGCTCTCAAGAATTACATTAATTGAAAAACCAAGAGAAATAAAGGTACTATGTTATGGAAAACGGGGAGAAATTGATACTATATCATTGAGCGGAGGCGAGAAAGTCGCTGTATCATTGGCTATTAGGATGGGGATTGCTTTCTTGATGGGATCATCAAAAATTGATTTTATAGTGTTAGATGAGCCTACGACTAATTTAGATGAGGAAAGACGTCGATCGTTTGTAAAAATTATTTCTAATGTCTTTAGCAAAGGAATGAGTCCTTTGTCCCAAATGATAATTATTACTCATGATGAAGAGATATTTGAAAATTCTGAGGTTGAACAAGTGTATAAATTCAAGATGACTGAAAAGGGTTCCAGTGTGAGTATTGTCTAA
- a CDS encoding ATP-binding protein, translated as MHRELNKLQSDSTTTTNEELLGVVIGVTKPGYITFEGKEPVGLGEYITITDGFQKRILGVVESCSIKSDALDEISNFEEALESKIVAEINKRDKSFKVNVKILGMLDMLKKSKAFLPEIPPLPGTEVCRAKKDDLKDIFDSDEESWLKIGTLLRNTNVNVRVNINRLTTRHLGILAMTGMGKSNLVSVIAKSIAKIPGTMVIFDYHDEYRFLQGENINFVQAQINPRLLTSDKFGEVIEIRENADIQNTILLKAYDNDDLKKKIGDDFWEELEKNVKDIGFREKRFASSADRVADKIKEARRRFDSILIPNASDPVSQIREGCINIINLIEFTEKQANVAISFYLESILYQRKLSKSQSLKSNYESTDRILFHSPVIVVIEEAHVFMPKNENTDTKYIASKVAREGRKFGVGLIIVSQRPRTLDPNVLSQMGSLAIMKLVQQEDQSQIESSSESINGKIIEQLPSLNPGEALLVGQWVNLPSFVRIDEIVERTMGKDPEPVNEWKNIKEKKDMSVEDSRMYMREGYIEEEYIE; from the coding sequence ATGCACAGGGAGCTGAATAAATTACAGAGTGATTCCACCACGACGACAAATGAGGAGCTTTTGGGTGTCGTCATAGGCGTAACTAAACCGGGATACATTACTTTTGAAGGTAAAGAACCCGTAGGATTAGGAGAATACATCACAATAACTGATGGTTTTCAAAAGAGGATTCTAGGGGTGGTAGAATCATGCTCCATTAAGAGCGATGCACTAGACGAGATTTCTAATTTTGAAGAAGCTCTAGAGAGTAAGATTGTAGCTGAAATAAACAAGAGAGATAAGAGCTTTAAAGTTAATGTAAAAATTCTCGGTATGCTTGATATGCTAAAAAAATCAAAAGCCTTTTTACCTGAAATACCACCGCTACCAGGAACCGAGGTATGCAGGGCAAAAAAAGATGATCTAAAGGACATTTTTGATTCTGATGAAGAATCATGGCTAAAGATAGGTACTCTTTTAAGAAATACAAATGTGAATGTCAGAGTCAACATCAATAGACTTACAACTAGACATCTAGGAATTTTGGCAATGACAGGTATGGGAAAAAGCAATTTAGTCAGTGTTATCGCGAAATCGATAGCAAAAATTCCTGGCACAATGGTTATCTTTGACTATCATGATGAATATCGCTTCCTACAGGGAGAGAACATTAATTTTGTGCAAGCCCAGATAAACCCGAGATTATTAACATCCGACAAGTTTGGAGAAGTCATAGAAATAAGAGAAAACGCAGACATTCAAAACACAATATTACTAAAGGCCTATGATAACGATGACCTGAAGAAGAAGATAGGAGATGACTTTTGGGAGGAATTAGAGAAAAATGTAAAAGACATAGGTTTTAGGGAGAAGAGATTTGCAAGTTCTGCAGACAGAGTAGCGGACAAGATCAAGGAAGCAAGGAGAAGATTTGACAGCATTTTGATTCCCAATGCATCAGATCCTGTTTCCCAAATCAGAGAAGGTTGTATAAATATAATAAATCTGATAGAATTTACTGAGAAACAAGCTAATGTGGCGATATCTTTTTACCTCGAATCAATCTTGTATCAAAGAAAGCTCTCAAAGAGCCAGAGCTTGAAATCAAATTATGAAAGCACGGACCGAATATTATTTCATAGTCCAGTCATTGTGGTAATTGAAGAAGCCCATGTATTCATGCCAAAAAATGAGAATACCGATACAAAGTATATTGCCTCAAAGGTTGCAAGAGAGGGAAGAAAATTTGGGGTAGGATTAATAATCGTGTCTCAACGACCAAGAACTTTGGATCCAAATGTATTAAGTCAAATGGGCTCCCTGGCGATAATGAAGTTGGTTCAACAAGAAGATCAATCACAAATTGAATCATCTAGTGAATCAATAAACGGTAAAATTATTGAACAATTGCCATCCCTCAATCCCGGAGAAGCATTGTTAGTAGGACAGTGGGTAAATTTACCTTCGTTTGTAAGAATAGACGAAATAGTAGAAAGGACAATGGGTAAGGATCCAGAACCAGTAAACGAATGGAAAAACATCAAAGAGAAAAAAGATATGTCAGTTGAGGACAGTCGGATGTATATGAGAGAGGGTTACATAGAAGAAGAATACATAGAATAA
- a CDS encoding inositol monophosphatase family protein → MPILDILKECAVNVHKNTHDLIGTVEGREKFEMGAGGDVSTKIDLLAEKSVFEILKKNSFDPDVVGEECGFIEGKDNGLVVMDGVDGTTNANCGLPFYCCSLAYSPDTNLKSVTDAVVFNLVSGDLYHASLSKGSFMNEKKIQTAKEPSLSIKEMVIGLNISGLSEHHFLSISKLVSSISHVRHLGANALELCYFARGAIDAYIDIRDKIRAIDMAACYLIAKEAGGLIFDTSGKELNTDLSVNSRMSFIAVANIPMYDWIINLIR, encoded by the coding sequence ATGCCGATCTTAGATATATTAAAAGAATGTGCTGTTAATGTTCATAAGAATACCCATGATTTGATAGGAACCGTTGAGGGACGAGAAAAGTTTGAAATGGGTGCAGGCGGTGATGTATCCACTAAAATTGACTTACTTGCGGAAAAATCTGTTTTTGAGATTTTAAAGAAGAATTCTTTTGACCCTGATGTTGTGGGAGAGGAATGTGGTTTCATAGAAGGCAAAGATAATGGACTAGTTGTTATGGATGGGGTTGATGGTACAACCAACGCCAATTGTGGATTACCATTTTACTGTTGTTCGCTCGCATATTCTCCAGATACCAATTTAAAATCCGTTACTGATGCTGTGGTATTTAATCTAGTATCTGGGGATTTATACCATGCTTCCCTGTCCAAAGGCTCATTTATGAATGAAAAAAAAATACAAACTGCAAAGGAGCCATCACTTTCTATAAAGGAAATGGTAATTGGATTAAATATTTCTGGATTATCGGAACACCATTTTTTATCTATTTCAAAATTGGTTTCATCAATTAGTCACGTTAGACACCTAGGTGCAAATGCATTAGAGTTATGCTATTTTGCACGTGGTGCTATAGATGCCTATATTGATATCCGAGACAAGATAAGGGCAATAGATATGGCCGCCTGTTATCTTATAGCTAAAGAAGCCGGCGGGTTAATTTTCGATACTTCTGGAAAGGAATTAAATACTGATCTTTCAGTGAACTCTAGGATGTCTTTCATAGCTGTTGCTAATATTCCTATGTATGATTGGATAATTAACCTGATAAGGTGA
- a CDS encoding cobalamin B12-binding domain-containing protein: MVFIRVKKVKGLDYYYLVKSQWDSKRKISMQHTIKYLGKAADVTIDSIPLEYKNNPRILSLLASVTQEHEKKVVVTAELKKKVFDALKNGDIEKIVNVAGKYKEQAGLTEFYDEILKPVLYDVGYLWQENKLDIGMEHVCSNMANKTIHKITSSIKPNDKMKSIIICTPDGELHNIACNIIESVLFEKGFQINNISPSIPTDSMINYIDGTRPCMVLISVTLQDNIGSAIRLVKKISTMFSIPILVGGLAINYCSDMERKNIESISPNVRIIVNSPLNVIVKTIKGIAKGNDTRNIKNFEHELVV; this comes from the coding sequence ATGGTTTTCATACGAGTAAAAAAGGTAAAAGGCTTAGATTACTATTATCTAGTTAAAAGCCAATGGGACTCGAAAAGAAAGATATCGATGCAGCATACAATAAAATATTTGGGAAAGGCTGCCGACGTAACAATTGACAGTATCCCTTTAGAATATAAAAATAACCCAAGAATCCTCTCTCTGTTAGCATCAGTTACACAAGAACATGAAAAGAAAGTGGTCGTAACAGCAGAGTTGAAAAAAAAGGTTTTTGATGCGTTAAAGAATGGGGATATTGAAAAGATAGTGAATGTTGCTGGAAAATATAAAGAACAGGCAGGTTTGACTGAATTTTATGATGAGATTCTAAAACCTGTTCTATACGATGTTGGGTATCTCTGGCAGGAAAATAAATTAGATATTGGAATGGAACATGTCTGTAGCAATATGGCAAACAAAACAATTCATAAGATCACAAGTTCAATCAAGCCTAACGACAAAATGAAGAGTATAATCATATGTACTCCTGATGGAGAGCTCCATAATATAGCATGTAATATCATAGAATCCGTACTATTTGAAAAAGGGTTTCAAATTAATAACATATCACCATCAATTCCTACTGATTCAATGATTAACTATATAGATGGAACTAGACCATGTATGGTACTTATTTCAGTTACTCTCCAAGATAACATAGGTTCAGCAATAAGGCTCGTAAAAAAGATCAGTACAATGTTTAGCATTCCTATTTTAGTGGGAGGACTAGCCATAAATTATTGCAGCGACATGGAAAGAAAAAATATAGAATCTATTAGTCCTAACGTTAGAATAATTGTAAACTCTCCATTAAATGTAATCGTAAAAACTATTAAAGGCATAGCCAAGGGTAATGACACAAGAAATATCAAGAATTTTGAACATGAGTTGGTAGTTTGA
- a CDS encoding NAD(P)-dependent malic enzyme: MTLKEDAINLHRLLRGKIEISSRISSDNIFENSKEEGKGTLSSIYTPGVAYVSNEIQKNKELAYDYTSKWNTIAIVCDGTRVLGLGDIGPEGALPVMEGKSVLFKTLGNVNAFPLCISTKDKEEIIKFVKAIEPSFGAINIEDIESPKVLEIVERLQKEMSIPIFHDDRHGTAVITLAALINSLRIIQKNSESVKVVIAGAGSAGYGIFKILSRAGFKEITVIDKKGAIYDGRDNNENNEKLRDLQSNKQNNPKRDSISLNSFKREIALKTNLNKIAGNLETAIKGADIFIGTSGIGNLMNSQMVGSMKRDPIIFALSNPTPEILPDEAKSAGARIMATGRSDFPNQINNAVVFPSIFRALLDLRIRNLDEDILISVSKSIADLVDIKHLNEEFIIPKINDPRLLPVVTKSLKEYILMQNPS, from the coding sequence TTGACATTAAAGGAAGACGCAATAAATTTACACCGATTACTTAGAGGGAAAATAGAGATTTCAAGTAGGATATCTTCAGATAATATTTTTGAAAATTCAAAGGAAGAAGGCAAAGGAACCTTAAGCTCAATCTATACTCCAGGCGTAGCATATGTATCAAATGAAATCCAAAAGAATAAAGAATTGGCATATGATTACACCTCAAAATGGAACACTATAGCGATAGTGTGTGATGGAACAAGAGTCCTAGGACTAGGCGATATTGGTCCAGAAGGCGCATTGCCCGTAATGGAAGGAAAATCAGTCTTATTTAAGACCCTTGGAAATGTAAATGCATTTCCGCTTTGTATATCTACAAAAGATAAAGAAGAAATTATCAAATTTGTCAAAGCTATTGAACCTTCATTTGGTGCCATAAATATAGAGGACATCGAATCTCCCAAGGTTCTAGAAATAGTAGAACGGCTTCAAAAAGAAATGTCAATCCCAATTTTTCATGACGATAGGCATGGTACAGCAGTAATCACTCTTGCAGCTTTAATAAATTCATTACGAATAATACAAAAGAACTCAGAGAGTGTTAAAGTCGTGATTGCAGGTGCAGGGTCTGCAGGGTATGGCATTTTTAAGATTCTATCTAGGGCAGGCTTTAAAGAGATAACAGTAATAGACAAGAAAGGAGCCATTTACGATGGAAGAGATAATAACGAAAATAACGAAAAATTAAGAGACCTCCAATCAAACAAACAAAACAATCCAAAGCGCGATAGTATTAGCTTGAATTCCTTTAAGAGAGAAATAGCTTTAAAAACAAATCTAAACAAAATAGCAGGTAATCTAGAAACAGCAATCAAAGGAGCAGACATATTTATTGGAACATCTGGGATCGGAAATCTCATGAATTCACAAATGGTAGGATCGATGAAAAGAGACCCAATCATTTTTGCATTGAGCAATCCAACACCGGAAATCTTACCCGATGAAGCAAAAAGTGCAGGGGCTAGAATTATGGCTACAGGTAGATCGGATTTTCCAAATCAAATTAATAACGCAGTAGTTTTCCCATCAATATTTAGAGCACTCTTAGACTTAAGAATAAGAAATCTTGATGAAGACATATTGATATCTGTATCCAAATCCATAGCAGATCTAGTTGACATCAAGCATTTAAACGAAGAATTCATCATTCCAAAAATAAACGATCCAAGGCTACTTCCAGTGGTTACAAAATCATTAAAGGAATATATCTTGATGCAAAATCCAAGTTGA
- a CDS encoding transcription initiation factor IIB — translation MYNSLIVKNIETYSPLHIHAVIYDYEKGEKLCKSCGMVVQDKIYDAELDTDFYKGRSDTNTVLPHSIILNDKGMSTVIADYDTTTSKRFSNRKEHNKIEFLNKIVSCSNKKRNLKIVIDLLNRIRDKLSLTSYCIEEALSYYKKALERGLIKGRSIKEMIVSCVYLVCKKTNIPRTLSEISQIVEADEIFAARCYRLLMRELKITHVQFKPAIFIRKIADEAEITERAARESIDLLLAIQNENVFSGKNSLSIAAAILYITCRKHKQKISQAKIASAANINIMTLRKRLSEVRNVIVNASFLN, via the coding sequence ATGTATAATAGTTTAATAGTTAAAAATATAGAAACATATTCACCGCTACATATACATGCTGTTATCTACGACTACGAGAAAGGTGAAAAGCTTTGTAAGTCATGTGGTATGGTTGTTCAAGATAAGATATATGATGCCGAGTTAGATACTGATTTTTATAAAGGTAGGAGCGATACTAACACTGTTTTGCCTCATTCCATTATTCTTAATGATAAAGGAATGTCAACAGTAATTGCAGATTATGATACCACTACCTCCAAAAGGTTTTCGAATAGGAAAGAACATAATAAGATAGAGTTCTTAAACAAAATCGTTAGTTGCTCAAACAAAAAGAGAAATTTGAAAATAGTCATAGACCTTTTGAATCGTATAAGAGATAAATTATCCTTGACTTCGTACTGCATAGAAGAAGCACTATCCTACTACAAGAAGGCACTAGAAAGAGGATTAATTAAAGGAAGGTCAATAAAGGAAATGATCGTCTCATGTGTATATCTAGTATGCAAGAAAACCAACATCCCAAGAACATTGTCTGAAATCTCCCAAATAGTAGAAGCTGATGAAATCTTTGCAGCTAGATGCTATCGTCTTTTAATGAGAGAGTTGAAAATTACCCACGTACAATTCAAACCAGCTATTTTTATAAGAAAGATAGCAGATGAGGCAGAAATTACCGAGAGAGCAGCAAGAGAATCCATAGATTTGCTTTTAGCTATACAAAATGAGAATGTATTCTCAGGAAAGAACTCCCTCTCAATCGCGGCAGCCATTCTTTACATAACATGTAGGAAGCATAAACAAAAAATTTCGCAGGCAAAAATCGCTTCTGCAGCTAATATTAACATAATGACTTTAAGAAAAAGACTTTCAGAAGTCAGAAATGTAATTGTGAATGCATCATTTCTTAATTAG
- a CDS encoding anti-sigma factor, with product MSKTKMSLFGVVIVTILSMTISFHSINAEPVTMDINKAKDPGPGFGTEKIGTLSIDAQNKTLDISVNMTQAPKQDKVFEAWLVDADGSNYKLSLGAMDGNSLKVSDNMVNPYTYTEFIITEEPVEDVDPNAAGTYGGAELQAPFGQ from the coding sequence ATGTCAAAAACAAAGATGTCGCTATTTGGGGTAGTAATTGTTACTATTCTTTCGATGACTATTAGTTTTCACTCAATAAATGCTGAACCAGTTACAATGGACATAAATAAAGCTAAAGATCCAGGACCTGGATTTGGTACAGAAAAGATAGGAACACTCTCGATTGACGCTCAAAATAAAACCTTGGATATATCAGTTAATATGACTCAAGCACCTAAACAAGATAAAGTCTTTGAAGCATGGCTTGTAGATGCAGATGGATCCAACTATAAATTAAGTCTGGGTGCAATGGATGGAAATAGCTTGAAAGTTTCAGATAATATGGTGAATCCTTATACTTATACCGAGTTCATAATAACTGAAGAGCCAGTTGAGGATGTCGACCCTAACGCAGCAGGTACTTATGGAGGAGCTGAATTACAGGCCCCGTTCGGACAATAA